In Bradyrhizobium sp. 200, the sequence CGCCAAGATCGAGATCGACGCGCCCAACGGCAAGATCAAGCTCGACTCCAACCGTCAGGCCATCGGCACCAACTTCGTCACCGAAGTGGTGGATGACGGCAAGGGCGCCTTGTTCAGCAAGGTCGTGAAGGTGATCCCGAACGTGAACCAGACCCTGGGCTACGATCCGGCGGTGTTCTCCAAGATCGGGCTGCCGAGCCGTACGGTTCCCGAGTGCAAGAAGTACTGAGTTCTTCGCATTTGCGAACGGGCCCCGGTCATGCGCCGGGGTCCACTCAGGCCCAGGCAGGATGTGATCTTCCCTTGCATTCCCGTGGCGGATGTTGAACGCTGGTTGAAAAGACAAGAACATCCCCGCGGGAGGGAAGGCATGAGCAAGGCTCTCGCCGTCTTCCACGGCCGGTTCGGTCGCGCGACGGTCTATCAGTTGAACCGCCCCTTCAACATGCACGCGCATCGTGAAGGGCATCTGATTTTTCATGTCGGCGGAACGCCGGCCCGCATTGACGTGTGCGATGAGCGATGGCTCCTCGCAGAAGATTCCATTGTTGCCGTCAACCCCTGGGAACCACACAATTTTGTTCCGACGGACGTAGAGAACGGCGCGATCTTCTTCGTCCTCTACGTCAACGCCGAATGGTTCGCCCCCGATGCAGCGCGGGCCCACGGCCTACGGTTCGGCCGCACCTGCTTCAAGCGCACGGTCCCACTCGATCGGCACATCCGGCGATCCGCCGCGCTGGTTTGCGGCGCACCATCATTAAGTAGTCTCGATTGCGAACTCAGGCAGTTGATCGACAGTTGCTATGAGGAGAGCTGGCAGATCTCCGAGCCGGTGCAGGAGACGCGCACCGCCGCCACCGTCACCGA encodes:
- a CDS encoding AraC family transcriptional regulator — protein: MSKALAVFHGRFGRATVYQLNRPFNMHAHREGHLIFHVGGTPARIDVCDERWLLAEDSIVAVNPWEPHNFVPTDVENGAIFFVLYVNAEWFAPDAARAHGLRFGRTCFKRTVPLDRHIRRSAALVCGAPSLSSLDCELRQLIDSCYEESWQISEPVQETRTAATVTDFRVRKSIKLMSESPGAEIELDSIARASGLSRPHFYRLFRTQTGVTPNLYLNTLIMEQALDALVATEVPIADIGFDLGFSSQSGFTRFFAANVGMAPTEYRRAAKVLRP